The following are encoded in a window of Halosolutus halophilus genomic DNA:
- a CDS encoding PD-(D/E)XK nuclease family protein translates to MTFKQSKPIDRLYHEVADYDLVIVPDSPLADALNRRLQRPHFGPFAITPRRLATRRRETAEDRTAFLEVIDRTELGWKEIAYSVGNVLQCWEYRGSADAILEYEAFDTPATRTVVDIITSLQTSSRLLADYEIDVDRDESVAVVGERQLTNLERSILPDEYDSIDRFTEDLFELPPFRIFESPAAIVDAVLDTVTRDNANNIGIVLDASSEYSPLVESALETAGVPYYGGPGFMDKRDHRAFVQLLRCTTAGSDTRVRSVKPLLSCLDATVPVEHDEKRLTDVDEPEIDWLREFSERADTLTFAKALNAYEERTGRTLEAFREELERLGLLAESITADGIDQLVFYLETYEVPIDRDNEGVLLADAKSASFVDRPVVFYLGLDEDWTHDSPNRPWVDRDEEYERNIDGFQSLLQSGVERHYLVQDTAGGSPVTPCLYFDELLDSEFERFSDLASIRHARTGRTTGDGFEREPLDTAVEPEPVETVSQSSLNTYANSPRDYCFGRLVETPDKHYFVEGNIFHDFAEFVVNHPGFVDETRLEEVVEVMIEETRAFHRSTDLETQRTRYRIGLETICEYLAEHAPVDTAFLTPSSGWGANFFAEYFDRPVDSPVTERWFEDDELRLKGKIDLVQSPTQLVDFKSGSRNAATQVTKHASIDDPSDKPDFQALCYLTHWRQHQPDEGLEFTFCHFLETLDDVVTGNGSLEDCLTTVTYHPIAFDEFVQSRTVFDELRDDAANKCNKTFSKTDYETYLTVFDTHEVPRTRDADEMTDSPFGEALLERLIDDVGDYKYVRKGCTQAFRHLCSYRKEGYFVEDLDEFERFVDEQLGELNRYRRGDGRFPVEGRAGEPNYRYVDNRDMLLTEPRSARNDSQNPTATGAEDAEVQR, encoded by the coding sequence GTGACATTCAAGCAGTCGAAACCGATCGATCGGCTGTATCACGAGGTCGCCGACTACGACCTCGTGATCGTCCCCGACTCGCCGCTCGCAGACGCCCTCAATCGACGCCTCCAACGGCCTCATTTCGGCCCGTTCGCGATCACACCGCGACGGCTTGCGACGCGGCGTCGGGAGACCGCGGAGGACCGGACTGCGTTCCTCGAGGTGATCGACAGGACCGAGCTGGGCTGGAAGGAAATCGCCTACAGCGTCGGCAACGTCCTCCAGTGCTGGGAGTATCGAGGAAGCGCCGACGCAATCCTCGAGTACGAGGCGTTCGACACGCCAGCGACCAGAACCGTCGTCGACATCATTACCTCGCTGCAGACGTCTTCGCGGCTCCTTGCAGACTACGAGATCGACGTCGATAGGGACGAATCGGTCGCAGTCGTTGGCGAACGTCAGTTGACGAACCTCGAACGCTCGATTCTTCCCGACGAATACGATTCGATCGACCGATTCACCGAGGACCTATTCGAACTGCCTCCGTTTCGAATCTTCGAGTCGCCGGCGGCGATCGTTGATGCGGTTCTCGACACCGTCACGCGCGACAATGCGAACAATATCGGGATCGTCCTCGATGCGAGCAGCGAGTATTCACCGCTCGTCGAGTCGGCGCTCGAAACGGCTGGGGTTCCGTACTACGGCGGCCCTGGCTTCATGGACAAACGTGACCACCGTGCGTTCGTCCAGTTACTTCGGTGTACGACGGCCGGATCCGATACCCGCGTTCGCTCCGTAAAGCCACTGCTCTCGTGTCTCGATGCAACGGTGCCCGTCGAGCACGACGAAAAGCGACTCACCGACGTCGACGAGCCCGAGATCGATTGGCTGCGCGAGTTCAGCGAGCGTGCGGACACGCTCACCTTCGCGAAGGCGCTCAATGCATACGAGGAACGCACGGGACGAACGCTCGAGGCGTTCCGCGAGGAACTCGAGCGACTCGGACTACTCGCAGAGTCGATCACGGCCGACGGGATCGATCAACTCGTCTTCTATCTGGAGACCTACGAGGTGCCGATCGATCGGGACAACGAGGGGGTCCTGCTGGCGGATGCGAAATCAGCGTCGTTCGTCGACCGACCGGTCGTCTTCTATTTGGGACTCGACGAAGACTGGACCCACGACTCACCGAACCGGCCATGGGTCGATCGCGACGAGGAGTACGAGCGAAACATCGACGGCTTTCAATCGCTCCTCCAGAGCGGCGTCGAACGGCACTATCTCGTGCAGGATACGGCCGGTGGCTCACCCGTCACACCGTGTCTGTACTTCGACGAATTGCTCGATAGCGAGTTCGAACGATTCAGCGATCTCGCGTCGATCCGGCACGCGCGGACGGGGCGAACGACTGGTGACGGCTTTGAACGGGAGCCGCTGGATACAGCCGTCGAACCCGAACCTGTCGAGACGGTCAGTCAGTCGAGTCTGAACACCTACGCGAACTCTCCGCGAGACTACTGCTTCGGACGACTCGTCGAGACGCCGGATAAGCACTATTTCGTCGAAGGGAACATCTTTCACGACTTCGCCGAGTTCGTCGTCAATCATCCCGGGTTCGTCGATGAGACGCGACTCGAGGAAGTTGTCGAGGTCATGATTGAAGAAACGCGCGCGTTTCATCGGAGTACCGACCTTGAGACGCAGCGAACGCGATATCGAATCGGCCTCGAGACGATCTGCGAGTACCTCGCGGAACACGCGCCAGTCGACACGGCGTTCCTGACGCCGTCGAGCGGCTGGGGAGCGAATTTCTTCGCGGAATACTTCGATCGACCAGTCGACTCGCCGGTGACCGAACGGTGGTTCGAAGACGACGAGCTTCGGCTCAAGGGGAAGATCGATCTCGTGCAGTCACCGACGCAGTTAGTCGATTTCAAGAGCGGGAGTCGAAACGCCGCGACACAGGTAACGAAACACGCCTCGATCGACGACCCGAGCGACAAGCCGGATTTTCAGGCGTTGTGCTACCTCACGCACTGGCGGCAGCACCAGCCCGACGAGGGCCTCGAGTTCACGTTCTGCCACTTCCTCGAAACGCTCGACGACGTCGTTACCGGCAACGGCTCCCTCGAGGACTGTTTGACGACGGTGACGTACCATCCGATTGCGTTCGACGAGTTCGTCCAGTCCCGAACGGTCTTCGACGAACTCCGGGACGATGCCGCCAACAAGTGCAATAAGACGTTCTCGAAGACCGATTACGAGACGTATCTGACCGTCTTCGATACCCACGAGGTTCCGAGAACGCGGGACGCTGACGAGATGACCGACTCCCCCTTCGGCGAGGCGCTCCTCGAACGACTGATCGACGACGTTGGAGACTACAAGTACGTCAGGAAGGGCTGTACGCAAGCGTTCAGACATCTCTGCAGCTATCGGAAAGAGGGATACTTCGTCGAAGATCTCGATGAATTCGAACGCTTCGTCGACGAGCAACTCGGGGAATTGAACCGCTACCGTCGCGGCGACGGCCGATTCCCGGTCGAAGGCCGTGCCGGCGAACCGAACTACCGCTACGTGGACAACCGCGATATGCTTCTCACCGAACCCCGCTCCGCGCGAAACGACTCACAGAATCCGACTGCGACCGGAGCTGAAGACGCGGAGGTGCAGCGATGA